Proteins from a genomic interval of Vreelandella profundi:
- a CDS encoding bifunctional protein-serine/threonine kinase/phosphatase gives MSHAQLLISYGQAFVAPDRRLHRSSMSVRFPEAPLLRAKGGCAVISDSISRNTMAKQAGDLSVRGFLADYFSTPDHWDVKTSATRVLRALNSWCYSQSQHVKEGSFVSSMSAMVFRGREAHLFHMGDTLVFRLRGAEFEQLSRDHVTDVGGYRYPSRALGMDGSVDIDYTHIALKQGDLFLFTTQGVRGTLLPSDYVRLIRQDASDLDAACERLADEAKQRAQERGYGGDQFCFQLVRIDELPEETTERPGQLYGDLPIPPELAPGDRLDGLEVLAVLSRTAQSRVYRVRDVHSEREMVMKAPSPELSLRNAYLEHFMLQQWVVERVNSPFVVKVMERARSRRYLYYLMQHIEGETLRQWAERHPQASLVQRLDIANQLGKAVQALHHRDIIHQQIGPDNILIDLHGKLVLTDFSACHMRDGEGHRHSGELLSQVGLNEHTAPEYALGDTIGRRSDQYSLASTVYWLLTGALPYTLTPNRLRSHTDLEELTFRSARTTNPEISPDLDDALRRALDPQRALRFRRMSEFMHAIRVPLGRRSAQDESRQEPRRFWQGVAGILLLLLVLSWLLR, from the coding sequence TTGTCGCACGCCCAGTTGCTCATCAGTTATGGTCAAGCGTTTGTCGCCCCCGACCGGCGCCTACATCGCAGTTCAATGTCAGTACGCTTTCCTGAGGCACCGCTACTGCGCGCAAAAGGCGGCTGTGCGGTAATTAGCGATTCGATTTCACGCAATACCATGGCCAAACAGGCGGGCGATCTCAGCGTACGTGGCTTTCTGGCGGACTACTTTTCTACTCCTGATCACTGGGATGTCAAAACATCTGCCACCCGCGTGCTGCGGGCACTGAATAGCTGGTGCTATAGCCAAAGCCAGCATGTTAAAGAAGGCAGCTTCGTTTCCTCTATGTCCGCCATGGTCTTTCGTGGCCGTGAAGCTCATCTTTTTCATATGGGCGATACGCTGGTCTTTCGTCTGCGCGGCGCAGAGTTTGAGCAGCTAAGTCGCGACCATGTGACGGACGTGGGCGGCTACCGCTATCCTTCGCGGGCGCTCGGCATGGACGGCAGTGTCGACATTGATTACACCCATATCGCGTTAAAACAGGGTGATTTGTTTCTTTTTACTACGCAGGGGGTGCGCGGCACGCTGCTACCTTCAGACTACGTGCGCTTGATTCGCCAAGACGCTAGTGATCTAGACGCTGCCTGTGAGCGTTTAGCGGATGAGGCAAAGCAGCGTGCCCAGGAGCGTGGCTATGGAGGCGATCAGTTTTGCTTCCAGCTGGTTCGCATAGATGAATTGCCAGAGGAAACAACCGAGCGTCCTGGGCAGCTCTATGGCGATTTGCCCATTCCGCCTGAGCTGGCGCCGGGGGATCGCTTAGATGGCCTTGAGGTGCTCGCAGTGCTGTCACGAACGGCTCAGTCTAGGGTTTATCGCGTTCGCGATGTGCACAGCGAGCGCGAAATGGTAATGAAAGCGCCCAGCCCCGAGCTTTCATTACGCAACGCCTACCTTGAGCATTTTATGCTGCAACAGTGGGTCGTAGAGCGGGTTAATTCTCCCTTTGTCGTCAAAGTGATGGAGCGGGCTCGTTCGCGTCGCTACCTCTACTACCTTATGCAGCATATAGAGGGGGAGACGCTGCGCCAGTGGGCAGAGCGCCATCCGCAGGCGAGCCTGGTTCAGCGGCTTGATATCGCCAATCAGCTGGGCAAGGCGGTGCAGGCTCTGCATCACCGGGATATTATTCATCAGCAAATTGGTCCTGATAATATTCTCATCGATCTACACGGTAAGCTGGTGTTGACAGACTTTAGCGCTTGTCACATGCGTGATGGCGAAGGGCATCGGCATTCTGGAGAGTTGCTTAGTCAAGTTGGCCTTAACGAGCACACCGCCCCAGAATATGCCCTGGGCGATACCATCGGCCGTCGCAGCGATCAATATTCGCTAGCATCCACCGTCTATTGGCTGTTGACCGGTGCTTTGCCCTACACCTTGACGCCGAACCGGCTGCGCAGCCATACCGATCTTGAAGAGCTAACGTTTCGCAGCGCGCGCACGACGAATCCTGAAATTTCCCCCGACTTAGACGATGCGCTGCGCCGGGCGTTGGACCCGCAGCGAGCGCTGCGCTTTAGGCGCATGTCAGAATTTATGCACGCAATACGCGTGCCGCTCGGGCGTCGCTCTGCTCAAGATGAGAGTCGTCAGGAGCCGCGCCGTTTCTGGCAAGGCGTGGCAGGGATTTTACTGCTGCTGCTGGTGCTTTCCTGGCTATTACGCTAA
- a CDS encoding sensor histidine kinase, producing MRTEPIILGTAFGYLALLFVVAAWGDRRAEQGRSLIGSPTVYALSIAVYCTAWTFYGSVGRAAAYGPSFLLIYLGPTLAMLLAPSVIRKMVRIAARQRITSIADFISARYGKSAGLGALVALMALISITPYIALQLKAITVSHAVLINYPYTPDTTLIDERFWMDKSLWVALVLAVFIILFGTRHLDASERHEGMVAAIALESLVKLVAFMAVGIFVVFVMFEGPGALFSQVAATPELVDSMRLDRVPGGVTGWVGMLVLAFLAFLTLPRQFQVLVVENVDEQHLTRASWLFPLYMLLINLFVIPIALAGMLLGASAGDPDSFVLTLPLSAGVEGLPLLVFIGGLSAATGMVIVETIALSTMVSNQLVMPLLLRSRRLHLSTKGELAGWLLGIRRVAIVLILLLGYLYHALIGDSYSLVTIGLVSFAGAAQFAPALLIGLYWRGATRQGATCGLIAGFLVWCYTLLLPGFAQSGWLNAALLTEGPWGITWLTPYALFGLENWDIYSHSLLWSMLVNVGLLVGVSLFTRPTPLEQTQAALFTEAMHPNLTTAPLWRGQTTQGALNELLVRYLGLQTTRRIFSYSNNKSVFEADQPASTELITRAEQALAGSLGSASARVLINSVVRGEALDIESILSILDTTSQTLEYNRRLEQKSQQLVQIGEELRSANERLRELDRLKDEFVAMVSHELRTPLTSIRAFAEILRDSDQLPSEKRQHFLGVIVHESQRLSRLIEEILDLARLESGRLTLNPVPLDLTALARQSINAIAHLHEERGVTLDISLEVDPAMIVGDQDRLEQVIINLLDNAGKFADRLQPKVRLALYRHRDHYRLSVEDNGAGISMDERERVFEKFHQLQQDADIPRGRPRGSGLGLPISRGIIVHLGGRLWVEDAKHLGGACLTLELPAAPNS from the coding sequence ATGCGCACTGAGCCGATTATTCTTGGCACAGCCTTTGGCTACCTTGCGCTACTTTTTGTGGTCGCCGCTTGGGGTGATCGGCGGGCTGAGCAGGGCCGCTCGCTGATCGGGTCACCCACTGTCTATGCCCTTTCTATTGCCGTTTACTGCACCGCCTGGACATTTTATGGCAGCGTGGGCCGAGCCGCAGCGTATGGTCCTAGTTTTTTGCTTATCTACTTAGGCCCTACGCTGGCCATGCTGCTGGCGCCCTCGGTTATTCGCAAAATGGTGCGTATCGCTGCACGCCAACGCATCACCTCTATTGCCGACTTTATTAGTGCCCGCTATGGCAAAAGTGCCGGCTTAGGTGCGCTGGTAGCGCTAATGGCGCTGATCAGCATCACGCCCTATATTGCGCTGCAGTTAAAAGCCATTACCGTTAGTCACGCGGTGCTAATTAACTACCCCTACACGCCCGATACCACGCTGATCGATGAACGCTTCTGGATGGATAAATCGCTTTGGGTCGCGCTGGTATTGGCCGTGTTTATTATCCTTTTTGGCACCCGCCATCTGGATGCCAGCGAACGCCACGAAGGAATGGTTGCCGCTATCGCTTTAGAATCGCTGGTCAAGCTGGTGGCCTTTATGGCGGTCGGTATCTTCGTGGTTTTTGTGATGTTTGAAGGGCCCGGCGCGCTATTTTCGCAGGTGGCGGCCACGCCTGAGCTAGTAGACAGCATGCGGCTCGATCGCGTGCCGGGTGGCGTTACCGGATGGGTGGGCATGCTAGTGCTGGCCTTTCTGGCATTTTTAACGCTGCCCCGCCAATTCCAAGTGTTAGTCGTTGAAAACGTTGATGAGCAGCATTTAACCCGGGCGAGCTGGCTATTTCCGCTTTATATGCTGCTGATTAATCTCTTCGTCATACCCATTGCCCTGGCGGGCATGCTGCTAGGCGCTAGCGCAGGCGACCCTGACAGCTTTGTGCTAACGCTGCCGCTCTCAGCAGGCGTGGAAGGTTTACCGCTATTAGTGTTTATCGGTGGCCTTTCGGCGGCCACCGGCATGGTGATTGTCGAAACCATTGCGCTTTCCACCATGGTGAGCAATCAGCTGGTGATGCCGCTACTGCTGCGCTCACGGCGGTTACACCTGAGCACTAAAGGGGAGCTTGCCGGCTGGCTGCTGGGTATTCGCCGCGTAGCCATTGTGCTTATTCTATTGCTCGGTTATCTCTACCACGCCCTGATTGGTGATTCCTATAGCCTCGTCACCATCGGACTTGTGTCCTTCGCGGGGGCAGCCCAGTTTGCCCCGGCGCTGTTGATTGGCCTTTACTGGCGCGGCGCAACACGCCAAGGGGCCACGTGTGGATTGATCGCCGGCTTTTTAGTGTGGTGCTATACGCTACTGCTTCCGGGCTTTGCTCAGTCAGGGTGGTTGAACGCTGCGCTGCTCACCGAAGGCCCTTGGGGGATCACTTGGCTCACTCCTTACGCCCTATTCGGGCTCGAAAACTGGGATATTTACAGCCACTCACTGCTGTGGAGCATGCTGGTAAACGTCGGGCTTTTAGTTGGCGTGTCGCTGTTTACCCGCCCTACGCCCCTTGAGCAAACCCAAGCCGCGCTCTTCACTGAGGCTATGCACCCTAACCTGACCACTGCCCCGCTATGGCGCGGGCAAACTACTCAAGGCGCGCTGAACGAATTACTTGTTCGCTACCTAGGCCTTCAAACCACTCGCCGCATCTTCAGCTATAGCAATAACAAAAGCGTGTTTGAGGCGGATCAACCGGCTTCCACTGAGCTCATTACCCGCGCAGAGCAGGCCCTCGCCGGGTCATTGGGCAGCGCCTCCGCGCGGGTGCTGATCAACTCAGTGGTGCGCGGTGAAGCGCTGGATATTGAGTCGATTCTTAGCATTCTTGACACTACCTCACAAACGCTAGAGTACAACCGCCGGTTAGAGCAAAAATCTCAGCAGCTGGTGCAGATTGGCGAAGAGTTGCGCAGCGCCAACGAGCGCCTGCGCGAGCTAGACCGCTTAAAAGATGAGTTTGTCGCCATGGTCAGTCACGAACTGCGCACACCGCTAACGTCCATCCGCGCCTTCGCTGAAATCTTGCGAGATAGCGACCAGCTCCCCAGCGAGAAGCGCCAGCATTTTCTTGGCGTGATCGTACATGAAAGCCAGCGGCTATCACGTCTAATTGAAGAGATACTGGACCTTGCGCGTTTAGAAAGTGGCCGCCTAACGCTAAACCCGGTGCCACTTGACCTGACCGCGCTGGCTCGGCAAAGCATTAATGCTATTGCGCATCTACATGAAGAACGCGGCGTTACCCTAGACATCAGCTTAGAGGTCGACCCGGCAATGATCGTTGGCGATCAGGATCGCCTAGAGCAAGTTATCATCAATTTACTTGATAACGCGGGTAAGTTTGCTGATCGACTGCAGCCCAAAGTACGCCTGGCGCTATATCGCCATCGTGACCATTACCGCTTAAGCGTTGAGGATAACGGTGCGGGTATCAGCATGGATGAGCGCGAGCGGGTATTTGAAAAATTCCATCAACTACAGCAGGATGCTGATATTCCCCGTGGTCGGCCAAGAGGCAGCGGTCTAGGCCTGCCGATCAGCCGGGGAATAATCGTGCATCTGGGGGGAAGACTCTGGGTGGAGGATGCTAAACACTTAGGCGGCGCTTGCTTGACACTAGAGCTACCCGCCGCGCCGAACAGCTAA
- the ppa gene encoding inorganic diphosphatase: MNFDNIPAGKDLPNDVYVVIEIPANHDPIKYEIDKDMGALVVDRFMATPMFYPANYGFIPHTLADDGDALDALVVTPHPVQPGSIIRARPVGILNMTDEAGEDAKLICVPHAKLSSLYDNIQEVTDLPELLRQQIAHFFENYKDLEKGKWVKVESWEGADAARKAIEKSVSAYQKA, from the coding sequence ATGAACTTCGATAATATCCCTGCCGGAAAGGATCTCCCCAACGACGTTTACGTGGTGATCGAAATTCCCGCTAACCACGATCCAATCAAATATGAAATTGATAAAGATATGGGCGCGCTGGTCGTTGACCGTTTCATGGCCACTCCCATGTTTTACCCCGCCAACTATGGCTTCATTCCGCACACTCTCGCCGACGATGGCGATGCCCTTGACGCCCTAGTCGTCACACCGCATCCCGTTCAGCCTGGCAGCATTATCCGTGCCCGCCCGGTTGGCATTTTGAACATGACCGATGAAGCCGGTGAGGACGCCAAACTGATTTGTGTGCCCCATGCCAAGCTGAGCTCACTTTACGACAACATTCAGGAAGTCACTGACCTACCTGAACTGCTGCGTCAGCAAATCGCTCACTTTTTCGAGAACTACAAAGATCTAGAAAAAGGCAAGTGGGTAAAAGTAGAGTCTTGGGAAGGTGCCGACGCTGCGCGCAAAGCGATTGAAAAATCCGTTAGCGCCTATCAAAAAGCGTAA
- the rnt gene encoding ribonuclease T: MSEAIARELMAQRFRSYLPVVIDLETGGFNAQGDAVLEIAAVTLTMDPEGNLLPDATYAYHIEPFEGSNVEQSALDFTGINLDDPLRRQVALSEADALGEIFRPIRKSLKAHDCTRAILVGHNAAFDQGFLNAAVNRCGIKRNPFHPFSSFDTATLAGLVYGQTVLARACRAAGIEFDNKAAHSARYDTERTAELFCAMVNRYKDLGGWELAQREQEMDGPD, from the coding sequence ATGAGCGAGGCAATTGCCCGCGAATTAATGGCCCAACGTTTTCGTAGTTACCTACCCGTGGTCATTGACTTAGAAACCGGGGGATTTAATGCCCAAGGCGACGCTGTGCTTGAGATAGCCGCCGTCACGCTAACCATGGATCCAGAAGGCAACCTGCTTCCTGATGCTACCTATGCTTACCATATTGAGCCTTTTGAAGGATCTAATGTGGAGCAGTCGGCACTCGATTTTACCGGTATCAATCTAGACGACCCACTGCGTCGCCAAGTGGCGCTTAGCGAGGCTGACGCGCTGGGAGAGATTTTTCGCCCCATTCGTAAATCGCTGAAAGCGCATGACTGCACGCGGGCTATTCTGGTGGGCCATAACGCGGCATTTGACCAAGGTTTTTTGAACGCAGCGGTTAATCGCTGCGGCATTAAGCGTAACCCCTTCCATCCGTTTTCGAGTTTTGACACGGCAACGCTGGCAGGCTTGGTATATGGTCAAACGGTGCTGGCGCGCGCCTGCAGGGCTGCCGGCATTGAGTTTGATAATAAAGCCGCGCATTCCGCTCGCTACGATACCGAGCGTACCGCTGAGCTATTTTGCGCCATGGTTAATCGCTACAAAGACCTTGGCGGCTGGGAGCTAGCCCAGCGCGAGCAAGAAATGGATGGCCCCGATTAA
- a CDS encoding 3'-5' exonuclease, whose protein sequence is MTRGGLPKRQRLVGLWLLLSGISLFGGAVFAAWLDTQLAPAGWARAALWIGSFSGGATIFVAGLILERMLFTPLRHLQAQLVCLVGNPDAHDEQLPEGWLKGLGPDLRRVSENWRADRSRLATAHAEGARSAARIRQELETLLQVLETPLLLCDHHRRVMLFNQAAEDFFIDNTGLGLGKRLEALLPVSSLPQALSQLPRDGSPRELLVPCDNRWLKVILRRVPGSDGETLLTFSDATASWSNEMGVRAELAQILTPIRQHTASLTSAADALIQLRDQNDPSTSLLRQRFERVIQEEGATLGEHVAKIGQLLDDMQHQGERLTPMWSNDFWQALDERLDPERRLITPVGMPAWFKGDAPALIALFNSLVKHLSNYLPDSGFEGEMCLGNKRVYLDLIWRGKAIPEHELAEWRQQPLTSLPLNPSVADVLRQHASDIWSLADENGIYARLRLPLPAMERVGAPREIAPPRPEFHDFGIADLPPPSEALASRSLRSLEVVAFDTETTGLELRRGDTVISLGACRLVNARLLASETFDQKVDPQRPIPPASTAIHGIVDADVAGAPLLDVVLTRFRDYVGEAVLLAHNAAFDLLAISHQGIAFDIPVIDTLLISRALDEALVGHDLDSLAQRYGLTFPPDTRHTALGDARVTAKLWLALLPRLEARGIDTLEQLLALQANALDRQDASVL, encoded by the coding sequence ATGACGCGAGGCGGGCTGCCCAAGCGCCAGCGTCTTGTTGGCTTATGGCTTCTGCTTAGCGGTATTAGCCTGTTTGGCGGTGCTGTTTTTGCCGCCTGGCTGGATACTCAGCTGGCGCCTGCTGGATGGGCAAGAGCAGCCCTTTGGATCGGCAGTTTCTCTGGTGGCGCCACGATTTTTGTCGCGGGATTGATACTTGAACGCATGCTGTTTACCCCGCTGCGGCATCTTCAAGCTCAGCTTGTATGCTTGGTTGGCAACCCTGATGCCCACGATGAACAGCTGCCTGAAGGCTGGCTTAAAGGGCTTGGGCCAGACTTACGCCGCGTCAGCGAAAACTGGCGAGCAGATCGCAGCCGCCTAGCAACCGCCCACGCGGAAGGGGCACGCAGCGCTGCGCGTATTCGCCAGGAGCTTGAAACGCTGCTGCAAGTCCTCGAAACGCCCCTGCTGCTGTGCGATCACCACCGGCGCGTGATGCTATTCAATCAAGCCGCTGAAGATTTTTTTATCGACAATACGGGGCTTGGTTTAGGTAAACGCCTGGAAGCTCTACTCCCTGTTAGCAGCCTTCCGCAAGCGCTTAGCCAGCTACCTCGCGATGGCTCACCGCGCGAGCTTTTGGTGCCCTGCGATAATCGCTGGCTAAAAGTGATACTGCGCCGCGTGCCGGGCAGTGACGGCGAAACGCTGCTCACCTTTAGTGATGCAACGGCATCCTGGTCGAATGAAATGGGCGTGAGAGCAGAGCTTGCCCAGATACTCACGCCAATCCGTCAGCATACCGCGAGCTTGACCAGCGCTGCCGATGCGCTGATTCAGCTACGTGATCAAAATGATCCCAGCACATCGTTATTACGTCAGCGTTTCGAGCGCGTTATCCAAGAGGAAGGCGCTACGCTTGGCGAGCACGTCGCAAAAATCGGCCAGCTGCTTGACGATATGCAGCATCAAGGTGAGCGCTTGACGCCCATGTGGTCCAACGACTTCTGGCAAGCGCTGGATGAACGCCTTGATCCTGAACGGCGCTTAATTACCCCTGTGGGGATGCCTGCCTGGTTTAAAGGCGATGCGCCCGCATTAATCGCACTGTTTAACTCCTTGGTAAAGCATCTCAGCAATTACCTACCTGACAGCGGTTTTGAAGGTGAAATGTGCCTGGGCAATAAACGCGTCTATTTAGATCTTATTTGGCGCGGCAAAGCGATACCGGAGCATGAGCTGGCCGAATGGCGGCAGCAGCCCTTAACCTCGCTACCGCTAAACCCAAGCGTTGCGGATGTGCTGCGCCAGCACGCTAGCGACATTTGGAGCCTTGCCGACGAAAACGGCATATATGCACGCTTGCGCCTGCCGCTACCCGCCATGGAGCGCGTGGGAGCCCCGCGTGAAATTGCGCCTCCCCGCCCTGAGTTTCACGATTTTGGCATAGCCGATCTTCCGCCACCCAGCGAAGCACTCGCCAGCCGCTCACTGCGCAGCCTCGAAGTGGTCGCGTTTGATACTGAAACCACCGGGCTTGAGCTGCGCCGAGGGGACACTGTCATCAGCTTGGGCGCCTGCCGCTTAGTCAATGCGCGCCTGCTGGCCAGCGAGACCTTCGATCAAAAAGTCGATCCACAGCGCCCAATACCGCCCGCGAGTACCGCCATCCATGGCATTGTCGATGCTGATGTAGCGGGCGCGCCGCTGCTAGATGTCGTGCTCACTCGCTTTCGCGACTACGTGGGTGAAGCCGTACTGCTTGCCCATAATGCCGCCTTTGATCTACTTGCGATAAGCCACCAGGGCATCGCCTTTGATATACCGGTGATCGACACACTGTTGATTTCTAGAGCGCTGGATGAAGCGTTGGTCGGCCACGACCTCGACAGCCTTGCTCAGCGCTATGGCCTAACCTTCCCCCCCGACACTCGCCATACCGCTCTGGGGGATGCACGCGTAACGGCCAAGCTGTGGCTAGCGCTGCTGCCTCGTCTAGAAGCACGTGGCATTGATACGCTTGAACAGCTGCTAGCGCTGCAAGCGAATGCCCTTGACCGACAGGATGCCAGCGTCTTATGA
- a CDS encoding HlyU family transcriptional regulator, with amino-acid sequence MLKKILSGLFGNRPPTASGATTDAAEPVEYKGYWIVPQPDNKSGQYRVSGWIRKPGTSEETLEHRFERSDMLPSREACDAMMLTKAQRYIDEVGEAMFEPDPRHDTEMNSTDMNSDDR; translated from the coding sequence ATGCTTAAAAAAATCTTATCCGGGCTCTTTGGTAATAGGCCCCCAACTGCCTCAGGTGCTACCACTGACGCCGCCGAGCCTGTGGAATATAAGGGCTACTGGATTGTGCCCCAGCCCGATAATAAGAGCGGCCAATACCGCGTGAGCGGTTGGATTCGTAAGCCGGGTACGTCAGAAGAAACGCTCGAACATCGTTTTGAACGTTCCGACATGCTGCCTAGCCGTGAAGCCTGTGACGCCATGATGCTTACTAAAGCACAGCGCTATATTGATGAAGTGGGTGAAGCCATGTTCGAGCCAGACCCACGTCATGATACAGAAATGAATAGCACGGATATGAATAGCGACGACCGCTAG
- a CDS encoding 6-phosphofructokinase — MAQHNAFYAQSGGVTAVINASACGVIEACRQAPDQIGKVYAGHNGIIGALTEDLIDVTQESDEAIAALRHTPGGAFGSCRYKLKDIDTHRAQYERLIEVFKAHDIRYFFYNGGGDSADTCLKVSQLSEKLGYPLTAIHVPKTVDNDLPITDNSPGFGSVAKYIATSTLEASLDIASMCATSTKVFVLEVMGRHAGWIAAAGGLAGQEEGEPPHLIIFPEIPFNRKAAMARVEECVKQYGYCVIVVSEGARYEDGTFLADAGNTDAFGHRQLGGVAPTLAGMIKQDLGYKYHWAVADYLQRAARHLASKTDVEQAYAVGYEAVTLALAGKNAMMPAIRRISQNPYQWDVISAPLSQVANQEKFMPRDFISANGLGITQACRDYLSPLIQGEDFPPFENGLPKVAKLKLAKAERKLPVFTL, encoded by the coding sequence ATGGCCCAGCATAATGCCTTTTACGCCCAGTCCGGTGGCGTCACCGCCGTCATTAACGCCAGCGCCTGTGGCGTTATTGAAGCCTGCCGCCAAGCGCCCGATCAAATTGGCAAGGTGTACGCCGGTCATAACGGCATTATTGGCGCTCTAACCGAAGACCTCATCGATGTTACCCAAGAATCTGACGAAGCGATTGCTGCACTGCGCCACACCCCCGGTGGTGCTTTTGGTTCGTGCCGCTATAAGCTGAAAGATATCGATACGCATCGTGCTCAGTACGAGCGCTTGATTGAAGTCTTTAAAGCGCACGACATTCGCTACTTCTTCTACAACGGCGGTGGCGACAGCGCCGACACCTGCTTAAAAGTCTCGCAGCTTTCCGAAAAGCTGGGCTACCCGCTCACCGCCATCCACGTGCCCAAAACCGTCGATAACGATCTACCGATCACCGACAACAGCCCGGGCTTTGGCAGCGTTGCTAAGTATATTGCAACTTCAACGCTTGAAGCGTCGTTGGATATCGCTTCTATGTGCGCAACGTCCACTAAGGTGTTCGTGCTTGAAGTGATGGGTCGCCATGCCGGCTGGATTGCCGCCGCGGGTGGCTTAGCAGGTCAAGAGGAAGGCGAGCCGCCGCACCTAATTATCTTCCCGGAAATCCCCTTCAACCGTAAAGCGGCCATGGCGCGGGTTGAAGAATGCGTTAAGCAGTACGGTTACTGTGTGATTGTGGTGTCAGAAGGCGCCCGTTACGAAGACGGCACCTTCTTGGCCGATGCGGGCAACACCGATGCCTTTGGCCATCGCCAGTTAGGCGGCGTAGCGCCGACGCTTGCCGGCATGATCAAACAAGATCTGGGCTACAAATATCACTGGGCGGTCGCTGACTACCTTCAACGTGCCGCGCGCCACTTGGCGTCTAAAACCGACGTTGAGCAAGCCTACGCGGTCGGCTACGAAGCGGTAACGCTGGCGCTTGCTGGCAAAAACGCCATGATGCCGGCCATTCGCCGCATTTCTCAGAATCCTTACCAGTGGGATGTGATTTCTGCCCCGCTGTCTCAGGTGGCTAATCAAGAGAAATTCATGCCCCGCGACTTTATTAGCGCTAACGGACTTGGCATTACGCAGGCGTGCCGCGACTATCTTTCACCGCTTATCCAAGGTGAAGATTTCCCACCGTTTGAAAACGGCCTTCCTAAAGTAGCCAAGCTGAAGCTAGCCAAAGCTGAGCGTAAGCTGCCGGTCTTTACGCTGTAA
- a CDS encoding argininosuccinate synthase: MSDVKKVVLAYSGGLDTSVIVKWLQETYNCEVVTFTADIGQGEEVEPARTKAQALGVKEIYIEDLREEFVRDYVYPMFRANTIYEGEYLLGTSIARPLIAKRLIEIANETGADAISHGATGKGNDQVRFELGGYALKPGVKVIAPWREWDLTSREKLMAYCEEHNIPVDFANKKKKSPYSMDANLLHISYEGGILEDPWAEAEDDMWRWSVSPEAAPDKATYVELTFEKGDIVAIDGEPLKAHEVLEKLNKLGGDNGIGRLDIVENRYVGMKSRGCYETPGGTIMLRAHRAIESLTLDREEAHLKDQLMPKYAEVIYNGYWWSPERRMLQAAIDETQKNVAGVVRMKLYKGNATVVGRKSDESLFDESIATFEDDAGAYNQKDAEGFIKLNALRLRIAAGKGRKQS; the protein is encoded by the coding sequence ATGTCCGATGTCAAAAAGGTTGTGCTGGCATATTCAGGCGGCCTGGACACATCCGTTATCGTTAAGTGGTTGCAAGAAACTTACAACTGCGAGGTAGTTACTTTTACTGCCGACATCGGTCAGGGCGAAGAAGTCGAGCCAGCCCGCACTAAGGCGCAAGCCCTTGGTGTAAAAGAAATCTACATCGAAGACCTGCGCGAAGAGTTTGTCCGCGACTACGTCTACCCCATGTTTCGCGCCAACACTATTTATGAAGGCGAGTACTTGCTAGGCACGTCGATTGCTCGTCCGCTGATCGCTAAACGATTGATTGAGATCGCCAATGAAACCGGTGCCGATGCCATTTCTCACGGCGCCACCGGTAAAGGCAATGATCAGGTGCGCTTTGAGCTTGGTGGCTATGCGTTAAAGCCGGGCGTTAAAGTCATCGCCCCTTGGCGTGAGTGGGATTTAACCTCGCGTGAAAAATTGATGGCCTATTGTGAAGAGCACAATATCCCCGTTGATTTTGCCAATAAGAAGAAAAAATCGCCTTACTCCATGGATGCCAACCTGCTGCATATTTCTTATGAAGGCGGCATTTTGGAAGATCCGTGGGCCGAAGCAGAAGACGATATGTGGCGCTGGAGCGTTTCTCCTGAAGCCGCGCCTGATAAAGCAACCTACGTTGAACTGACGTTTGAAAAGGGCGACATTGTGGCCATCGACGGCGAGCCGTTGAAAGCCCACGAAGTGCTTGAAAAACTCAATAAGCTAGGTGGCGATAACGGCATTGGCCGTTTGGATATTGTCGAAAACCGCTATGTGGGCATGAAGTCTCGCGGCTGTTACGAAACGCCAGGGGGCACCATTATGCTGCGTGCCCACCGCGCTATTGAGTCACTGACGCTAGACCGCGAAGAAGCTCACCTGAAAGATCAGCTGATGCCGAAATATGCAGAAGTGATCTATAACGGCTACTGGTGGAGCCCTGAGCGTCGCATGCTTCAAGCGGCTATCGACGAAACGCAGAAAAACGTTGCTGGCGTCGTGCGCATGAAACTTTATAAAGGCAATGCGACCGTTGTTGGCCGTAAATCTGACGAGTCGCTCTTTGATGAGTCAATTGCGACCTTTGAAGATGACGCGGGCGCCTATAACCAGAAAGATGCAGAAGGCTTTATTAAGCTTAACGCGCTACGTCTGCGGATTGCCGCAGGCAAAGGGCGTAAACAAAGCTAA